The DNA region AGTCAATACAAAATGTCCAAAAAAAAGATTTAGGATATAGTCTAGAGAATGCTGTGCACTTCAAAATTTCATTGTTGAACGGAAATTGTGTCCGGGAAAACCTAAAAAATAGAAGTATGCTGTCTTAATATTTTGTTTCACCTTATGCTTCTACTTCAGAGATATTTTTCCAGAGTCTTTTTCCCTGATATAGGTGAAATTTGTTCTTGAATTTATATGGAGCTAGACTAAAATAAGTGATATGTTCATGAGTTTTCTTAAACAGTTTCCTTCTATTTGTCTATTGTAGTCTCATAATGATTTACACTAAATATGCTTGCTTGTATAAATAAATGATGAAATACTGCAATGCATGGACAGCGACTAGTTTGGTCCATAGTTAAAATTGAATGATCTCCAGTAGAAGCTACATTCTTTTACTTGGCCTCATTGTAACATGCAAGAATGTGTTACGTTATGAATTCGTGCTCTTTCTTTTCCTGCTCCCAGATCGTTTAAGACGGTTACATTTCTTATTGATGTATTTATTGCTCCAATAATTTGTCTATCCAAAACGATTTGTTAGGAAGATATATGTGCTTGACATTTGTTTGATCATGTTGAATACATTTGACCTATGGCCTTAATTCATATCAACAGAAGAACCCAAGGTATCCAGACTTCAAGCATAAGCACACCGGTGAAGCCCTGTGGGTTGATGGGCGGAACAACCCCAACTGGGTTATATCTCAGCTGGCAGTGTTGGACTCAAGAATGGGTTCTCTGCAAGACAATGAGAGAAAACCAGTCTCCTATATGTATGCGGACGAGTTCATGACATTGGATGGCAATCGATAGTCAACCGAGGAAGCCTCGCAGTCCCCATTTGTGCTTCTCAGCAAGCTGTTGTGCTGAAAGCGTGATATCTGGCTGGTGTTCATGGATGCTGTATCAGTTTTGTTGTACATATCTGGGCTCGTGAAGGTTTATCAGGGAGGTGGACGTGCGGCCTTTTCAGTAGTATTATGTAGCACTCTGAAGTGTAGCAATGACAAACAAACGGAGAGAAGTTGGAGAAAGCCTTGGTGTTTACTTGTTTGACATATGGTGAATCTGTTGGTATGTTGAGTGTCATCTGGTATTCAGGTTTTGTGACTTAACTCGGACGGATTATGCATTGCAATGACCGTGGCCCATTTATGCGTATGTGTGCTTTAAGAAAAAAACCTGGGGATGCATAGCGATGAATTCACTCACCAAAAGAACATTAAACTACTAAAACAAGGAAAGATAAAACATTTTTTTTTCGAGGCGAGGCTCAAGCCGATTTCCATAATTCCATTAACTCAAACGGAAGTTCTAGAAGTCTGTAACATGCAAAGAAGCAGAACGCAAAGATGGAAAGATTAAACATGAACAGTGAACAGTGAGAACGAGGCAATACTAACAGCAACGGCCGCCGTTGGTCTAGCAGAAGCATGTGCAGACACGACTTGAGCTGAGGTACATGTAACGAACACGATTTGATGAAAGCCGACTCGACGGAGAACCATTTATTTTTAGTTTTAGATAAAGTAAAAAAGCATGCTCAGGGCCTGTGTCCTTGCATGGTAACAGTGTACTTTGTGTTTCCTTATGTGATGCAACGGAGGCATGTCTCCTATACCAGCTGGAACTTGAGAGGATCTTTCGACGTGCCGAGTCCACTACATCCAAATCATGCACCTTGTGTGTCTCATTGCCATGGCACACACTAACTGACTAAGCACCAAGGTATGCGTCGATAAATCTCGTAGAGTATCATGGTGCCCCCCTTGACTTGTTGGGCGGTGTCTGAAGAATCTTCTCTGAAGCATTTTCTACGCCTTCAGCAGATGGACCTGCCGTATCTCCAGGCGTCATGCATGCCAGCAACCCTACAAACCGCAGCATCCCAGAAAGGTCGACGACGATGCCAGGACCCCAAAGTTTCCATTGTATACTTGAGAGGGAGGGTATTGACCTTGCCATTTTATTCTCCTTCTGATGGTGGGCCGGACGGAGACGTGGCAACGCATCAACTGCAGATCAGCTAGAGCTAAGAGCTAGTTCTTCCCCGATGCCAATGGATGCTTCTCCGATGCCGCGCTCTCATGTGCGCCCACATGTCTCGTGTCCGCCGGTGCCTCGACCGCCGCATGTGTTGACAACAAAACGCAGGCAGGCAGGCCGTCGGCGCCGCGTCTGCACCGTGCTTCCTGGACCGATCTCGGCGAGATaaccttcttcttttcctcgtTTGACTCGGCTCGGTCGATCACAGTGGTTTTAATTTGGATCTCGGCATTGGCTGCCATCAAATTCTAATCCTCGATCGGGTTGCACATGGATGGGCATGGCGCGGATCGATTCGCATCGGAGCTTTTCATATCGAAGTCAATTTGTTCTAGAACGTGCAGGGGGCGATAGTTCAGGTGCTGCAAGGATGAAGAACATGTGATCCGTTGTTTTAGCTGTGAATAGCTTGAGGTGCTGTGAGGAAACACAAGAGGAATCGCTTTCAATTTTTGCGAAGATTTTGTGCTGCATCTTTGTTTGTCTTCTCTTCTGTATAATGTTcttctgaaaaaaaaaacaatttgCCTTTTGACCACCCTGAAGAAGTAAAGGTCTTAGTAACGCCATGAACTGAATTAGCATCTGAATACGATCGAGAACGAAGGCATCAAACCACTAAACAAGCTGGAGGAAAAAAATTGAAGGCAAAGCTATCTAGATAGAGAACCAGATCGAGCTAGCTGTTCCCTCTAGCTATCTGGCTGCCCGGCCGGGAACATGGTTTCAAGTAATAATCAACGATCAATATAACTGTGTTTCGTTTGTACAAACACATGGAGAGTTAACTGAAGCAACCTCAGCATCTCCTTTGTGCTGCTAAAAGACCTAATTGTCTTATAGAACCAAAGCCGCACACATCCATGTGAGCGCTCTGATGCACCAAGCTCATCCTTTGGCTTGGGGATCTCCAACCAGAAGAAcaaaaataataaaaagaaACAAGAAGCTCTTGACATGCTGTCTGGCCCTCAGATCGATCTTCATTGTCTCGCTGACCCCAGGCCTGTGGCTTCAGATCTCTTCATGATCCTCAGCTTCTTGCAAGTGCTAGCGAACATCCTGCAGAAATATAGCGAAGACCATCATCAGTACTCTCGTTGATAGCATCAAAAAAGGTCTGAGGTGCCCTCTCGAAAGATGATGAACTATGGTACTCACTCGAATGGCACGTCGCCGACGAGCATCAGGTCGCCGTCCTTGTCCTCGTAGGTGACGGCGAACTCGGACAGGTTCGCGCCGCCGTTGTTGGAGGAGACGAACATGGCCTCCAGCGCCTCCCGGAGCTCCCTGTAGCCCTTGTACATCCTCAGGTCCACCTTCCTCAGGTAGGGGGCGCCGTCCATGCTCACTTTGACGAAGGAGCcgccggtggtggtggtgttcgCGGCCGCGGATGGCGCGGCGTTGCTGCTGGGCGCCGCCTCCTCTTTGGTCGCCTTGCTCTGCTTGCTGCTCGCCTGGAAGCAGCTCCTCCGGTATGACCTCACCGGTGGCCAACCTACGACGGGGGCCCTGCAAGAGTTGACATGTCGCATGTAAGAAACCGGAGCTACAAGAGGCAGTTCTTCACACGTATAGGTGCTCTGACTCTGAAAGCCTGAAAGGCTGCTACTCACTTGGCTGCAGGAGGTGCTGCCTCGACATCACGCTTGCCGGcctcctcggcggcggcgtcctccaCGGCGTCGGCGGTGGTGCGCTTCTTGCCCCTAGGCGTCGACGGCGCGGACAGCGCCGCGGCCTTCATCTCGTCGACGGTGCCCGGCAGGCCAAGCCTGAGCTCGGTGGCCATGAGGTCGCCCACGACGGTCTCCATCTCCCAACTTCTGAGCAAGTCCGGCAACGATGACGGCGAGTCCTGCGCCTTCGGTAGCAGCTGCCTCCGCGTCTCTAACACGCCTCGAGCGAGTTGCTCTGCGATCTCTTTCTGCTAGCTGAGAATGAGATGAGATGAGATGAGATCTGAGCTGGTGTGTTTGTTGGCCTTGGGGTGGCCTCGGCGCCCATGTTTTATAGGAGGTGGACAGCCGGGACGGCGAGGGTGAGGAGCGACACGGACACATGCATGCGGCGACGTCCGGGGCGTGGGCTAGGCTGTGCTGCGAGGGTGACCGGGGCGCAGCCACGAGCGGCCTGCCGGGTCGGCCGGCGACATGGATTATATTCCTCGGTCGACGGGGTCACACGGCGCTCGGGGCCGGAGGAGCAGCCCATGTGGGTGGGGCCCGCCACCGGCTGGCCGGAGGATATATATATACGTATCTATAGTGTAGTAGCGTGTATATGTTTATACGCTGGGTGGCTTCCCTTTGGCCATCAATCATGGTACGCACATATCTAATTTAAGGAAAAAGTTCAATTTACTCCCTTCAAGTATAATCAAAGTTTGAATAACCCTTTAAACTATAATTTAGTTCAATTTACCCCCCTAAGCTTTGCCATTTAGTTTATTTTTTCATAATACAATTTGACTTTTTTGTTTCTCCATACAAAAGTTGAATTTTAATTTCAAACTTTGCAGAGTAGCAATGGACATCACAATGCATATTAAAAAAATTTGTTATACTTTTTTCATCTTTATTTTTCATATAACTTTGAACTCcaatgattaatttattattaaatAGCCTAACCTATCAAAATAATGCTAAAAAATGATGGTGCATTTTTTCTAACATTTGTTATGATGTTACTATCATCTTGTAAAATTTCAACTTAAAACTCGACCTATGCATGGAGAAATGAAAAAGGCAAATTATATTAGGGGTTAATTTGAACCAAAAGGCATAGTTTGGAGGGTGAAATGGACCAATTGATAGTCCAAGAGGTTATCCGGACTTTGGCAATAGTAGAGGGGACTAATTTAGACTTTTTCCCTAATTTAATTTGCTCCATTAGTTGGACCGGATGGGTGGCTGGATACGCGGTTTTCCGGGTCCCGGGTTGATTTTGAA from Panicum hallii strain FIL2 chromosome 9, PHallii_v3.1, whole genome shotgun sequence includes:
- the LOC112875895 gene encoding auxin-responsive protein IAA12-like is translated as METVVGDLMATELRLGLPGTVDEMKAAALSAPSTPRGKKRTTADAVEDAAAEEAGKRDVEAAPPAAKAPVVGWPPVRSYRRSCFQASSKQSKATKEEAAPSSNAAPSAAANTTTTGGSFVKVSMDGAPYLRKVDLRMYKGYRELREALEAMFVSSNNGGANLSEFAVTYEDKDGDLMLVGDVPFEMFASTCKKLRIMKRSEATGLGSARQ